A stretch of the Anaerobaca lacustris genome encodes the following:
- a CDS encoding sodium:solute symporter family protein — protein MGTDFAKLGFGTNFTVLDWCIVIGYLVAVVSIGVYIRKYVASATDFMVAGRGLKTFLAIATMIGTELGLVTVMYSSQKGFTGGFAAFHIAFAAAIVTLFVGLSGFIVVPLRRLNVMTIPEFYERRFGRDVRILGGIILAFSGILNMGLFLKAGSLFVMGITGMASEVHLKIVMTVLLCMVLLYTTLGGMVSVVILDYIQFVVLAFGLVFASILSIRYLGWTNIVDTVTMEMGESGFNPFHEAGFGWSYVLWMFFMGLVSCAVWQTAVIRACSAKDTATVRKMYTLSSVGFLIRFLIPYFFGICALVFIANTPSLRAVFLSAEGKADSDLSLRAMPFYLSQILPTGIIGIITAGMLAAFMSTHDSYLLCWSSVLTQDVVAPWFRKDLSSKARLLLTRVFIVAIGIFILVWGLWYPLKQDLWDYMAISGAIYSIGGFTLLAFGLYWKRASRAGAYLALLTGFLALLGLSKVQELCAPMLAPIKTRFGIEGDISSAVIGLLVLGLAIVLMVVGSLLFPDRTLNRYHAEREES, from the coding sequence ATGGGAACGGACTTCGCCAAGCTTGGTTTCGGCACGAATTTCACGGTTCTTGACTGGTGCATTGTCATAGGATATCTGGTCGCCGTCGTCAGTATCGGCGTCTACATCCGAAAGTATGTCGCCAGCGCCACGGACTTCATGGTGGCCGGCCGAGGACTCAAGACCTTCCTGGCCATCGCCACGATGATCGGGACGGAGCTGGGCCTGGTGACGGTCATGTACTCGTCACAGAAAGGCTTTACGGGCGGGTTCGCCGCCTTTCACATCGCCTTCGCCGCGGCTATCGTTACGCTCTTCGTGGGCCTGTCCGGCTTCATCGTGGTCCCGTTGCGCCGCCTGAACGTGATGACGATCCCGGAGTTCTACGAGAGGCGTTTCGGCAGGGATGTCCGCATCCTCGGGGGGATCATCCTGGCGTTCTCCGGCATTCTGAACATGGGCCTGTTCCTCAAGGCCGGCTCGCTGTTCGTCATGGGCATCACCGGAATGGCCTCCGAGGTCCATCTGAAGATCGTCATGACCGTACTGCTGTGCATGGTGCTGCTGTATACGACGCTGGGCGGCATGGTTTCGGTGGTCATCCTCGACTACATCCAGTTCGTGGTGCTGGCGTTCGGGCTGGTGTTCGCCAGCATCCTGTCGATCCGATATCTCGGCTGGACCAACATCGTCGATACGGTGACGATGGAGATGGGCGAGAGCGGCTTCAATCCATTCCACGAGGCCGGTTTTGGCTGGTCGTACGTTTTGTGGATGTTCTTCATGGGCCTGGTCAGTTGCGCCGTCTGGCAGACGGCCGTGATCCGCGCTTGCTCGGCCAAAGACACCGCCACCGTTCGCAAGATGTACACCCTGTCGTCGGTGGGCTTTTTGATTCGATTTCTGATTCCCTACTTTTTCGGGATTTGCGCCTTGGTATTCATCGCCAATACCCCATCGCTGCGAGCCGTGTTCCTCTCGGCCGAGGGCAAGGCGGATTCCGACCTGTCGCTGCGGGCGATGCCGTTCTATCTGAGCCAGATCCTACCGACGGGGATCATCGGCATCATCACGGCCGGGATGCTGGCCGCGTTCATGTCCACGCACGACAGCTATCTTCTGTGCTGGAGCTCGGTGCTGACGCAAGACGTAGTCGCTCCCTGGTTCAGGAAAGACCTTTCGTCGAAGGCCCGCCTTCTGTTGACGCGGGTCTTCATCGTCGCTATCGGCATTTTCATTCTGGTCTGGGGTCTCTGGTATCCGCTCAAGCAGGATCTGTGGGACTATATGGCGATCTCCGGAGCCATTTATTCCATCGGCGGCTTCACGCTGCTGGCGTTCGGGCTGTACTGGAAACGAGCCAGCCGGGCGGGGGCCTACCTGGCGCTTCTCACCGGGTTCCTGGCGCTGCTGGGGCTCTCGAAGGTCCAGGAACTATGCGCCCCGATGCTGGCGCCGATCAAGACACGATTCGGCATCGAGGGTGACATTTCAAGCGCCGTGATCGGCCTGCTCGTCCTGGGCCTGGCGATTGTGCTGATGGTCGTCGGCTCGCTGCTGTTTCCAGATCGAACGCTGAACCGTTACCACGCCGAGCGTGAGGAGTCATGA
- a CDS encoding sodium:solute symporter family protein, protein MLLAPIDWACIFAFFAVSLIVGLAVARQAGKSSSEFFLSGRDMPWWLLGMSMVATTFSTDTPNLVTDLVRQNGVAGNWAWWAFLLTGMLTVFVYAKLWRRSKVLTDIEFYEIRYSGRSAAFLRGFRSLYLGVFFNIMVMAMVSLAAIKIGGVMLNLSPMQTIAIAAVVTVVFSALGGLRGVLLTDFLLFIIAMAGAVAAAVVAVRHEAVGGLANLLDHAAVQGKLSILPPFDFSTQESRNLLVSVFMIPLAVQWWSVWYPGAEPGGGGYIAQRMLAAKNEKHAVGATFFFNVAHYALRPWPWIIVALASLVVFPTLDSLRQAFPNVDPSIVRHDLAYPAMLTFLPPGLLGVVLASLIAAYMSTISTHLNWGSSYVVNDFYKRFVNPQASEKAQVRVGRISTVLMMVAAAVLALALENAVQAFQILLQVGAGTGLIFILRWFWWRINAWSEITAMVVSFLVACWFQFAHGRLGLPVLESWQTLVLGVAITTAAWLLVTFLTRPTERRTLVDFYRLVRPGGPGWAAVVRDAAFQADATESDPLAWDVPRGILCMVLGCIVVYASLFAIGSWIYANYAPAVILTVVAVVAAGLLIKVWSRLRME, encoded by the coding sequence ATGCTCCTGGCGCCAATCGACTGGGCCTGTATCTTCGCGTTCTTTGCTGTGTCTTTGATCGTCGGTCTGGCGGTGGCCCGACAGGCCGGAAAGAGTTCCTCGGAGTTCTTCCTCTCCGGCCGCGACATGCCTTGGTGGCTGTTGGGAATGAGCATGGTCGCCACCACATTCTCCACCGATACGCCCAATCTTGTGACGGACCTGGTCCGTCAGAACGGCGTCGCGGGCAACTGGGCGTGGTGGGCCTTTCTGCTGACGGGCATGCTGACCGTCTTTGTCTATGCCAAGCTCTGGCGCCGCTCGAAGGTCCTGACCGACATCGAGTTCTACGAGATCCGCTACAGCGGGCGCAGCGCCGCCTTCCTGCGCGGCTTTCGTTCGCTCTACCTCGGGGTCTTTTTCAACATCATGGTGATGGCGATGGTCTCGCTGGCGGCCATCAAGATCGGCGGCGTCATGCTGAACCTCTCGCCGATGCAGACCATTGCGATTGCGGCGGTGGTGACGGTGGTTTTCAGCGCGCTGGGGGGGCTACGAGGCGTGTTGCTGACGGACTTCCTGCTGTTCATCATCGCGATGGCCGGCGCGGTCGCGGCCGCTGTCGTCGCGGTGCGCCACGAAGCGGTCGGCGGATTGGCCAACCTGCTCGATCATGCGGCGGTGCAGGGCAAGCTCTCTATCCTGCCACCGTTCGATTTCAGCACACAGGAGAGCAGGAACTTGCTCGTGTCGGTCTTCATGATTCCGCTGGCGGTGCAGTGGTGGAGCGTCTGGTATCCCGGCGCCGAGCCCGGTGGGGGGGGCTACATTGCCCAACGCATGTTGGCGGCCAAGAACGAGAAGCACGCGGTCGGCGCGACGTTCTTTTTCAATGTCGCCCACTATGCCCTGCGGCCCTGGCCGTGGATCATCGTGGCGCTGGCTTCGCTGGTCGTCTTTCCGACTCTCGATTCGCTGCGTCAGGCGTTTCCCAACGTCGATCCCAGCATTGTCAGGCACGATCTGGCCTACCCGGCGATGCTGACGTTCCTGCCGCCCGGCTTGCTCGGCGTGGTGCTGGCCTCGCTGATCGCGGCCTACATGTCCACGATCTCGACGCATCTGAACTGGGGTTCGTCCTACGTCGTCAACGATTTCTACAAGCGGTTCGTCAATCCGCAGGCTTCCGAGAAGGCGCAGGTTCGCGTCGGTCGGATTTCGACCGTCCTGATGATGGTGGCCGCCGCCGTTCTGGCGTTGGCGCTGGAGAACGCGGTGCAGGCGTTCCAGATTCTGCTTCAGGTTGGGGCCGGAACGGGCCTGATCTTCATCCTTCGCTGGTTCTGGTGGCGGATCAACGCCTGGAGCGAGATCACCGCGATGGTCGTGTCCTTCCTGGTGGCCTGCTGGTTCCAGTTCGCGCACGGTCGCTTGGGGCTGCCCGTGCTGGAGAGCTGGCAGACACTCGTGCTCGGGGTGGCGATCACGACAGCCGCCTGGCTGCTGGTGACGTTCCTGACCCGGCCCACCGAGCGCCGAACGCTGGTGGACTTCTACCGGTTGGTGCGGCCCGGGGGACCGGGGTGGGCCGCCGTCGTACGCGATGCCGCCTTCCAGGCGGATGCGACGGAGTCCGATCCGTTGGCCTGGGACGTGCCGCGAGGGATTCTCTGCATGGTCCTCGGCTGCATCGTTGTGTATGCCTCGCTGTTTGCCATTGGCTCCTGGATCTACGCCAACTACGCCCCGGCGGTCATCCTGACGGTCGTCGCTGTTGTCGCCGCCGGCCTGCTGATCAAGGTCTGGAGCCGCCTCCGGATGGAATAG
- a CDS encoding Gfo/Idh/MocA family protein: MTRVGIIGLGFMGKMHFRCYRALAGVQVVAICDTDKAKFRDTGGTAGNIQGAEAPLDFTGVGLYDDFDKMLAEANLDILSVTLPTYLHKDYAVKALNAGVNILCEKPLAMSVADGEQIVAAAKKSGKRLQVGHCIRFWPEYAKTKQIIDSGEYGKVLAATFQRLSLTPTWSWDNWLMDPAKSGSAALDLHIHDSDYVQYVFGMPKAVFSRSASGPAGQFDHIVTQYVYDSDCVVTAEGGWAMTGGFGFEMSFNIVLEKATISYDCTRRPAFKVAPAGGEAFMPEIAPGDGYSNEIEHFVQAVRGESVPEIITPAQSVDSLRLVLAEKESAATGRSVTI; encoded by the coding sequence ATGACCAGAGTGGGCATCATCGGTTTGGGTTTCATGGGCAAGATGCACTTTCGCTGCTACCGGGCGCTGGCCGGCGTGCAGGTTGTGGCAATCTGCGACACCGACAAGGCCAAGTTTCGCGACACTGGCGGCACCGCCGGAAACATCCAGGGCGCCGAGGCACCGCTGGATTTCACCGGGGTCGGCCTGTACGACGACTTCGACAAGATGCTGGCCGAGGCGAACCTCGACATCCTTTCCGTGACCCTGCCGACCTATCTGCACAAGGACTACGCGGTCAAGGCACTGAACGCGGGCGTCAACATTCTGTGCGAGAAGCCCCTGGCGATGAGCGTCGCCGACGGCGAGCAGATCGTCGCCGCCGCCAAGAAGAGCGGCAAGCGTCTCCAGGTCGGCCACTGCATCCGCTTCTGGCCCGAGTACGCCAAGACCAAACAGATCATCGACTCAGGCGAATACGGCAAGGTGCTGGCGGCAACGTTCCAGCGGCTGAGCCTGACGCCGACGTGGTCGTGGGACAACTGGCTGATGGACCCGGCCAAGAGCGGCTCGGCGGCGCTGGATCTGCACATCCACGACTCCGATTACGTGCAGTACGTCTTCGGGATGCCGAAGGCGGTTTTCAGCCGGTCTGCGAGCGGGCCGGCGGGCCAGTTCGATCATATCGTGACCCAGTACGTCTACGACAGCGATTGCGTCGTGACGGCCGAAGGCGGCTGGGCCATGACGGGCGGCTTCGGGTTCGAGATGAGCTTCAACATCGTGCTCGAAAAGGCCACGATCAGCTACGACTGTACGCGCCGGCCGGCGTTCAAGGTGGCCCCGGCCGGCGGGGAGGCCTTCATGCCCGAGATCGCTCCGGGCGATGGCTACTCCAACGAGATCGAGCACTTCGTCCAGGCCGTGCGGGGCGAGAGCGTCCCCGAGATCATCACGCCGGCCCAGTCGGTCGATTCGCTTCGGCTCGTACTGGCGGAAAAGGAGTCGGCCGCGACGGGCCGTAGCGTCACGATCTAA
- a CDS encoding sugar phosphate isomerase/epimerase family protein, with protein MKISASYWMFEGGLEATLPVADAMAQAKDLGFDAIELCIGSQGALTHGTTQAQCEQIVAKAKELGIEIAGVASGESWGSSPSDDDPAVRARIIDFTKKALQVTRWLGTDAYLFVPGAVDVFFLEHSPVVPYDVCYERAKAAVLQLVPTAEKLGVTLAIENVWNKFLLSPLEMRDFIDSFQSKAVGSYFDVGNVLLTGYPDQWIRILGRRIARVHVKDFRKSVGTADGFVDLLEGDVDFEAVKAALEEIGYDGYVTAEMLPYQPGRPQKTAAAMKKIFK; from the coding sequence ATGAAGATCAGTGCGAGCTATTGGATGTTCGAAGGCGGTCTGGAAGCGACGTTGCCTGTGGCCGATGCGATGGCCCAGGCCAAGGATCTGGGCTTTGATGCGATCGAGTTGTGTATTGGCAGCCAGGGGGCGCTCACGCACGGAACGACCCAGGCCCAATGCGAACAGATCGTCGCCAAAGCCAAAGAGTTGGGCATCGAAATCGCCGGCGTCGCCAGCGGCGAGAGCTGGGGCAGTTCCCCGTCGGACGACGATCCGGCGGTTCGCGCCCGGATCATCGACTTCACGAAGAAGGCGCTCCAGGTGACCAGGTGGCTCGGGACCGACGCCTATCTGTTCGTGCCGGGCGCTGTGGATGTCTTCTTCCTCGAACACAGCCCCGTCGTGCCGTACGACGTCTGCTACGAACGTGCGAAGGCTGCTGTCCTGCAACTGGTTCCGACGGCCGAGAAGCTCGGCGTTACGCTCGCCATCGAGAACGTCTGGAACAAGTTCCTGCTCAGTCCGTTGGAGATGCGCGATTTCATCGACAGCTTCCAGTCGAAGGCGGTCGGGTCGTATTTCGACGTGGGCAATGTCCTGTTGACCGGCTATCCCGACCAGTGGATCCGAATCCTGGGCCGGCGCATCGCCCGCGTCCACGTCAAGGACTTCAGGAAGTCGGTCGGCACCGCCGACGGGTTCGTCGATCTGCTGGAAGGCGACGTGGATTTCGAGGCGGTCAAGGCGGCGCTGGAAGAGATCGGCTATGACGGTTACGTTACCGCCGAGATGCTCCCGTACCAGCCGGGGCGCCCGCAGAAGACGGCCGCCGCGATGAAGAAGATCTTCAAGTAG
- a CDS encoding Gfo/Idh/MocA family oxidoreductase, translated as MSDLNRRDFIRTAGAAGIGASLATLVSSCASTGISRGGRASLIEFKVPPIENVKVAYVGVGGMGSAHVRNLLKIEGCQITAVCDIVPERVERVQKWVQDAGFPKPTGYTRGDWDFQRLCETEDLDLVYTATPWEWHTPVCVAAMKNGKHAATEVNAAFSIEECWELVETAEKTQRHCVMMENCCYDRAEMQILNMVKQGLFGELLHGECGYLHDLRALKFSDGGEGLWRRQWSIMHDANLYPTHGLGPIAQCMDVNRGDAFDYLVSVSSNSRGLYEFAAAHLAPDDPKRQETYKLGDVNTSIIRTKLGKTIIVKHDTNLPRPYSRDILVQGAKGLVRKYPEEKIHIEGKSPGHGWEELSKYNEYDHPLWKAMQERAAGAGHGGMDFIEDYRLIEALRVGRPMDMDVYDAAAWSAVVGLSQQSVARNGRPVDFPDFTRGQWKNPRRLHVMEFAG; from the coding sequence ATGAGCGATCTGAACCGCAGGGATTTCATCAGAACGGCCGGGGCAGCGGGAATCGGGGCCTCCCTCGCGACACTGGTTTCTTCGTGCGCCAGCACGGGCATTTCTCGGGGTGGCCGGGCCAGCCTGATCGAGTTCAAGGTCCCGCCCATAGAGAACGTCAAGGTCGCCTACGTCGGCGTCGGCGGCATGGGCTCGGCGCACGTGCGCAACCTGCTGAAGATCGAAGGCTGTCAGATCACCGCCGTCTGCGACATCGTGCCGGAGAGGGTCGAGCGGGTCCAGAAGTGGGTGCAGGACGCCGGGTTCCCCAAACCGACCGGCTACACGCGGGGCGACTGGGACTTCCAGCGGCTCTGCGAGACCGAAGACCTGGATCTGGTTTACACGGCCACACCCTGGGAGTGGCACACGCCGGTCTGCGTGGCAGCCATGAAGAACGGCAAGCACGCGGCGACCGAGGTCAATGCGGCATTCTCCATCGAGGAGTGCTGGGAACTGGTCGAAACCGCCGAGAAGACCCAGCGACACTGTGTCATGATGGAGAATTGTTGCTACGACCGCGCGGAGATGCAGATTCTCAATATGGTCAAACAGGGTCTGTTCGGCGAACTGCTTCACGGCGAGTGCGGCTATTTGCACGACCTGCGGGCGCTGAAGTTCTCCGACGGAGGTGAAGGGCTCTGGCGCCGCCAATGGTCCATCATGCACGACGCCAATCTGTACCCGACGCACGGCCTGGGACCGATCGCTCAGTGCATGGACGTCAACCGGGGCGATGCCTTCGACTACCTCGTCTCGGTCAGCAGCAATTCGCGCGGCCTGTATGAATTCGCTGCCGCCCACTTGGCGCCCGACGATCCCAAACGCCAGGAGACGTATAAGCTCGGCGACGTGAACACGAGCATCATCCGCACCAAGCTGGGCAAGACCATCATCGTCAAGCATGACACGAACCTGCCCCGGCCCTACAGCCGCGACATTCTCGTCCAGGGCGCCAAGGGGCTCGTCCGCAAGTACCCGGAAGAGAAGATCCACATCGAGGGCAAGAGCCCGGGCCACGGCTGGGAAGAGTTGAGCAAGTACAACGAGTACGATCACCCGCTGTGGAAGGCGATGCAGGAGCGGGCCGCCGGCGCCGGTCATGGCGGCATGGACTTCATCGAGGATTACCGGCTGATCGAAGCCCTTCGAGTGGGGCGGCCGATGGATATGGACGTCTACGATGCCGCCGCATGGTCGGCGGTGGTGGGCCTGTCGCAACAGTCCGTCGCCAGGAACGGACGGCCGGTCGATTTCCCCGATTTTACACGCGGGCAATGGAAGAACCCGCGGCGGCTCCACGTCATGGAGTTTGCGGGCTGA
- a CDS encoding protein kinase domain-containing protein: MTNVTGCLSQRDVVVFLEGSASPERLTFWRRHLRVCDVCAVMVARHRAGIGSVPVQASGDRRGSTDAGLHPTSVGLEPNLQLGDFRLERRLGCGGMGVVYQALQISLNRRVALKVLPSGLLSNASAIERFHREARAAARLRHPNIVTIYAEGIEQGVCYFAMEMIEGTSLDEIIGELRSTGAPNSAPGEKGGERVHATACALRDCRSHREYFDTVARLVAEVADALAYAHHEGVIHRDVKPSNLILATSGRLVLLDFGIARVCQEQDMTATGSFVGTPRYMSPEQVRSDTCGPDQRSDIYALGATLYELLALQPLFDGQNREQVVGQILDTEPLRPRQIDPRIPVDLETICGKAIEKEPTRRYQTAADLGEDLRRYLAGHVIQARPPETMDRLVKLVRRRKIAAILSLCLLVATTTAATIAWKHYSTRWAQQDAMAQIDRLIQEEAHFAAFVIAEKAARYIPDDPLLANRWPLMSREYSISTQPAGAKVYIRDYFAARGGWRYIGTTPLKYARIPFGTNCWKIEKNGFVPVESVQSNDPPVLAREPSDLDPAHVSFILHEVRRHPANMVWIGPCDLDGWRLYPGQRKIASAPAFLIDKYEVTNRQFREFVDRGGYENPELWEHPFVRDGQVVAWTQGIEHFRDQTGRPGPATWRNGTYPAREADFPVGGVSWYEAAAYARFRDKHLPTIHHWTWAAHADDNPSRITRLSNFGDVPAPVGRYKGMGRFGLYDAAGNVREWCFNAIAGNEELRCNLGGAMGEYDYLFLKGTVRSAWDRDGANGFRCVKYLGDKDTVPEAAFAPVERRSRDVSQLAPVSDEVLRSYIETWYDYDRIELHARIESVDDADGHREQRFRRERITFDAAYPDERVIAYLHLPTTGRAPYQVVIWHPGDGARTGGWDETAYTHELTCIIESGRAVVVPFYKGMYERRFERDAYPPGGIQSRNLYVQRVQDLRRTVDYLETRDDVDKDRIAYVGLSWGGQVGPVMIATESRIRTGILLLGGIGTYNRHPACDPVNFAPHVKVPMLMLNTRDDSIFPYETAQRPLFQLLGTPAADKRHVLFPGAHSVPQEYRKQYHREIVEWLDRRLGPTK; this comes from the coding sequence GTGACAAACGTGACGGGTTGCCTATCACAGCGGGATGTCGTGGTGTTTCTCGAAGGATCGGCATCGCCCGAGCGACTGACGTTCTGGCGGCGTCATCTTCGAGTGTGTGATGTGTGCGCCGTGATGGTGGCGCGACATCGCGCGGGGATCGGGTCCGTCCCGGTGCAAGCAAGCGGCGACCGTCGCGGTTCCACGGACGCCGGGCTGCACCCCACGAGCGTTGGCCTGGAACCGAACCTTCAACTTGGCGACTTCCGGCTCGAACGCCGGCTCGGCTGCGGGGGCATGGGTGTGGTGTATCAGGCTCTCCAGATCTCGTTGAATCGGCGCGTCGCCCTCAAGGTGCTCCCCTCCGGCCTGCTAAGCAACGCTTCGGCCATCGAGCGGTTCCATCGCGAAGCGCGGGCGGCCGCCAGGCTGCGCCATCCCAATATCGTCACGATCTATGCCGAGGGGATCGAACAGGGCGTTTGTTACTTCGCCATGGAGATGATCGAAGGCACGAGCCTCGACGAGATCATCGGTGAGCTGCGCAGCACCGGTGCACCGAACAGCGCACCCGGTGAGAAAGGAGGCGAGCGAGTCCATGCGACGGCCTGCGCGCTGCGAGACTGCCGCTCGCATCGGGAATATTTCGACACGGTGGCGCGCCTCGTCGCCGAGGTCGCCGATGCGCTGGCCTACGCACATCACGAAGGTGTCATCCACAGGGACGTCAAGCCGTCCAACCTGATTCTCGCCACCAGTGGCCGGCTCGTTCTTCTGGATTTCGGGATCGCCCGCGTCTGCCAGGAACAGGACATGACCGCCACCGGATCGTTCGTGGGGACGCCTCGGTATATGAGCCCCGAACAGGTCCGCAGCGACACCTGCGGCCCGGACCAGCGATCCGACATCTATGCCCTGGGGGCAACGCTCTATGAGCTCCTCGCGCTTCAGCCGCTCTTCGACGGACAGAACCGCGAACAAGTGGTCGGCCAGATCCTCGACACCGAACCGCTTCGACCCAGACAGATCGATCCGCGCATCCCTGTCGATCTCGAGACCATCTGCGGCAAGGCGATCGAGAAGGAGCCGACCAGGCGATACCAGACGGCCGCCGACCTCGGCGAAGACCTGCGGCGCTATCTGGCCGGCCACGTGATCCAGGCGCGGCCGCCGGAAACGATGGATCGGCTGGTCAAACTGGTCCGACGACGAAAGATCGCCGCAATCCTGTCCTTGTGCCTGCTCGTCGCGACGACGACGGCCGCGACGATCGCCTGGAAACACTACAGCACCCGCTGGGCCCAGCAGGACGCCATGGCCCAGATCGATCGCCTGATCCAGGAGGAGGCCCACTTCGCCGCCTTCGTCATCGCGGAGAAGGCGGCGCGCTACATTCCCGACGATCCGCTGCTGGCCAACCGCTGGCCCTTGATGTCCCGCGAGTATTCGATCTCCACCCAGCCGGCCGGCGCGAAGGTGTACATCCGAGATTACTTCGCCGCTCGCGGCGGTTGGCGATACATCGGGACCACCCCCTTGAAGTACGCGAGAATCCCGTTTGGAACGAACTGCTGGAAGATCGAGAAGAACGGATTCGTACCGGTCGAGAGCGTCCAGTCCAACGACCCGCCCGTGCTTGCCCGCGAGCCATCAGACCTTGATCCCGCCCACGTGAGCTTCATCCTGCACGAAGTACGTCGCCACCCGGCCAACATGGTCTGGATCGGCCCTTGCGATCTTGACGGGTGGCGTCTGTACCCCGGCCAGCGGAAGATTGCGTCGGCCCCGGCGTTTCTGATCGACAAGTACGAGGTCACCAACCGGCAGTTCCGCGAATTCGTCGATCGAGGCGGCTACGAGAACCCCGAACTGTGGGAGCACCCGTTCGTCCGGGACGGCCAGGTCGTTGCCTGGACGCAGGGTATCGAGCATTTCCGCGACCAGACCGGTCGGCCGGGTCCGGCCACGTGGCGCAATGGAACGTATCCGGCCCGAGAGGCCGACTTCCCCGTCGGTGGCGTGAGCTGGTATGAGGCGGCCGCATACGCGCGATTCCGAGACAAGCACCTGCCGACGATTCACCATTGGACCTGGGCGGCGCACGCCGACGACAATCCCTCGCGGATCACGCGCCTGAGCAACTTCGGCGATGTCCCGGCTCCCGTCGGACGCTACAAAGGGATGGGGCGCTTCGGGCTCTACGACGCGGCCGGCAACGTACGAGAATGGTGCTTCAACGCTATCGCCGGCAATGAAGAGCTTCGATGCAACCTCGGCGGCGCAATGGGCGAATACGATTACCTGTTCCTCAAGGGGACCGTACGGTCGGCGTGGGACCGCGACGGCGCCAACGGGTTCCGATGCGTGAAGTACCTTGGAGACAAAGATACCGTGCCGGAGGCCGCCTTTGCCCCGGTGGAGCGCAGGAGTCGTGATGTCTCGCAACTCGCACCCGTCTCCGATGAGGTCCTCCGATCGTATATTGAAACGTGGTACGACTACGATCGAATCGAACTGCACGCCAGGATCGAGTCGGTGGACGACGCAGACGGACACCGGGAGCAACGCTTTCGGCGCGAGCGAATCACGTTCGATGCGGCCTATCCGGACGAGCGTGTGATCGCCTATCTACACCTTCCCACAACGGGCAGGGCCCCCTACCAGGTCGTGATATGGCATCCGGGGGATGGAGCCCGGACGGGCGGGTGGGACGAAACCGCCTATACCCACGAACTGACCTGCATCATCGAGAGCGGCCGGGCCGTGGTGGTGCCCTTCTACAAGGGGATGTACGAGCGACGATTCGAAAGAGACGCATATCCCCCGGGGGGAATCCAGAGCAGGAACCTGTACGTTCAGAGGGTTCAGGACCTGCGGCGAACCGTCGATTATCTCGAAACGCGAGACGATGTCGACAAGGACAGAATCGCCTATGTCGGCCTGAGCTGGGGTGGGCAGGTGGGCCCCGTGATGATCGCGACAGAGTCTCGCATCAGGACTGGGATTCTGCTTCTCGGCGGGATCGGCACGTACAACAGGCATCCGGCCTGCGACCCGGTCAATTTCGCCCCACACGTGAAGGTTCCCATGCTGATGCTCAACACGCGCGACGACTCGATCTTCCCGTATGAGACGGCCCAGAGGCCGCTGTTCCAGCTTCTGGGCACACCGGCGGCGGACAAGAGACACGTGCTGTTTCCCGGTGCGCACAGCGTTCCACAGGAATACCGCAAACAGTACCACCGAGAGATCGTCGAGTGGCTCGACCGGCGTTTGGGACCGACGAAGTGA
- a CDS encoding RNA polymerase sigma factor — protein sequence MNDPGQTDQSTLEAIRRGDGQAWARLIDEYQGRLLRFALTRVSQPADAEDVVQETFTSFVRAIDRIRLKVSIETYLFGILRNEIVNRFRSQAAGTICLIQDIYQTRGDTDAGNPLDQVAAGDPGVSWCLCRDEQEQLQRDVLAQALRQFVADFKEAGKLRDLKIAELLFYCKVPNQDVAGLLALDDGLVRVVKHRCLKRIRDYCLKLCPPTDQSFCCSQDLLTETWESHRLSCPKRSTLGAFLLEMLEAEWFDYVDFHLATVGCRFCRASFKDLKEQRNGPEQDEFRRRLVTSTVGFLSQP from the coding sequence ATGAATGATCCTGGCCAGACAGATCAGAGTACGCTGGAAGCCATCCGTCGCGGGGACGGACAGGCATGGGCCCGGCTCATCGACGAATACCAGGGCCGTCTGCTGCGCTTCGCCCTGACGCGCGTCTCGCAGCCGGCCGACGCCGAAGACGTCGTCCAGGAGACCTTCACCTCCTTTGTCAGGGCCATCGACAGAATCCGGTTGAAGGTCAGCATCGAGACCTATCTGTTCGGCATCCTGCGCAACGAGATCGTCAATCGCTTTCGCAGCCAGGCGGCCGGAACGATCTGCCTGATCCAGGACATCTACCAAACGCGGGGCGACACCGACGCGGGCAATCCGCTCGACCAGGTCGCCGCCGGCGACCCAGGCGTCAGTTGGTGCCTCTGCCGCGACGAACAGGAGCAATTGCAGCGAGACGTCCTCGCACAGGCCCTGAGGCAATTCGTGGCCGACTTCAAGGAAGCGGGCAAGCTCCGCGATCTGAAGATCGCCGAACTGCTGTTCTACTGCAAGGTGCCCAACCAGGACGTCGCCGGTCTGCTCGCCCTCGACGACGGGCTCGTCAGGGTGGTCAAGCACCGTTGTCTCAAGCGAATCCGCGATTACTGCCTCAAGCTCTGCCCGCCGACCGACCAATCCTTCTGCTGCTCGCAGGATCTTCTGACCGAGACGTGGGAATCGCATCGGCTCAGTTGTCCCAAACGCAGCACGCTGGGCGCGTTTCTGCTCGAAATGCTGGAAGCCGAGTGGTTCGATTACGTCGATTTCCATCTGGCCACCGTTGGATGTCGCTTCTGCCGCGCCAGCTTCAAAGACCTCAAGGAACAGCGCAACGGCCCCGAACAGGATGAATTCCGCCGACGCCTCGTAACCAGCACCGTCGGCTTCCTGTCGCAACCCTGA